From a region of the Oscillatoria salina IIICB1 genome:
- a CDS encoding CBS domain-containing protein, producing MDLILCHQTADFDTLGAAVGLTKLKSGARIVLTGGSHPGVKDFLALHRDEFASVERRSVNPGQIRSLAIADTQYRSRLGKAAEWLDLPHLRSIEIYDHHLDADSDIRATYTQIEAVGATTTLIVERLQQENVQLTTSEATVMALGIHADTGSLTFEQTTSRDAWALAWLMSQNASLAVIREYLEPGLSIELQQLLTAALENLVKQETQGYSVAWVLLESKKFVPGLSSLVERLLNLTEADALLVGHRYWRREEGKECLTVIGRSRIDGTDLQALFSALGGGGHSQAASLSLQDVDPEATLKQLVAQLEEQIPHPLTARDLMSSPVRTIRPQITIGEAQRILLRYGHSGLSVVDESDRLVGIISRRDLDIALHHGFAHAPVKGYMSRNLKTISPDTLLPEIEALMVTYDVGRLPVLADGELVGIVTRTDVLRQLHQDRTRISEIQREQNTGVASCLLSSLQERLAAPFWQFLDRTAKEAQQRGWHLYLVGGGVRDLLLADRHEPLELPDIDTIVDGFYQAADAGAGVELAKALQKIYPQARLEVHGAFQTAALLWHKDPQLGSLAVDIATARTEFYPYPAANPEVEASSIRQDLYRRDFTINALAVRLTSPRAGEMLDFFGGLLDLRDRLIRVLHPNSFIEDPTRIYRAVRFAVRLGFAIETQTEEYIRYAISSGIYERSHSGNNFVPALTTRLKSELKYILQAPYWKPALQMLADLGALRCLHQTMKLDQQLWWQVRLSDRWLQRFDPDNTLTHWQMRLEVLIASVAADERAKVAKNLQLPLDSIDRLKNLATWKSEIDRCLPNCQLKSEIVKLLRKYKLPALVLVGVKSSRSIRRTIWQYLTNWSEIKPPLNGNDLKALGYKPGPRYKQILDDLLSARLDDKISESRSEAIDFLTAHYPK from the coding sequence ATGGATTTGATTTTGTGCCATCAAACTGCTGATTTTGACACTTTGGGGGCGGCGGTAGGTTTGACCAAGCTCAAAAGTGGCGCCAGAATAGTGCTGACGGGGGGAAGTCATCCGGGGGTTAAGGATTTTCTGGCATTGCATCGGGATGAGTTTGCTTCGGTGGAACGTCGGAGTGTGAATCCAGGGCAAATTCGTTCGCTGGCGATCGCTGATACTCAATATCGTTCTCGTCTCGGAAAAGCGGCGGAATGGCTGGATTTACCTCATTTACGCTCGATTGAAATTTATGACCATCACTTGGATGCTGATTCTGATATTCGCGCTACTTATACTCAAATTGAAGCTGTTGGCGCTACGACAACGCTGATTGTGGAACGTCTCCAGCAGGAAAATGTGCAGTTAACTACTTCCGAAGCGACGGTGATGGCTTTGGGAATTCATGCGGATACGGGATCGCTGACTTTTGAACAAACTACCAGTCGCGATGCTTGGGCTTTAGCTTGGTTGATGTCCCAAAATGCTAGTTTGGCGGTAATTCGGGAATACCTCGAACCTGGTTTGTCAATCGAGTTACAACAATTATTAACAGCAGCGTTAGAAAATCTGGTTAAGCAAGAAACACAAGGCTACAGTGTTGCTTGGGTACTATTGGAAAGTAAAAAATTCGTCCCCGGATTATCCAGTTTAGTCGAACGTTTGCTCAACTTAACTGAAGCGGATGCGCTGCTAGTAGGACATCGGTATTGGCGACGAGAAGAAGGAAAAGAGTGTTTAACAGTAATTGGGCGATCGCGGATTGACGGAACCGATCTACAAGCTTTATTCTCGGCTTTGGGTGGTGGGGGACATTCTCAAGCGGCTTCGCTAAGTCTCCAAGATGTCGATCCTGAAGCTACCCTGAAGCAATTAGTCGCGCAACTAGAAGAACAAATACCTCATCCCTTGACAGCCAGGGATTTGATGTCTTCCCCAGTGCGAACAATTCGTCCCCAAATTACAATCGGCGAAGCACAGCGAATTTTATTGCGTTACGGACATTCCGGTTTATCAGTCGTAGACGAAAGCGATCGCTTGGTGGGAATTATTTCCCGACGAGATTTGGATATAGCCCTACATCATGGCTTCGCTCACGCCCCCGTAAAAGGCTATATGAGCCGCAATCTCAAGACAATTAGCCCAGATACCCTTTTGCCGGAAATAGAAGCTTTAATGGTCACGTATGACGTAGGACGACTACCAGTTTTAGCTGATGGGGAATTGGTGGGGATTGTCACTCGTACCGACGTGTTGCGACAATTACATCAAGACCGAACCCGAATCAGCGAGATCCAAAGAGAGCAAAATACAGGTGTAGCTTCTTGTTTATTGAGTTCGCTTCAGGAACGCCTCGCAGCCCCTTTTTGGCAATTCCTCGATCGCACAGCTAAAGAAGCTCAACAACGCGGTTGGCATCTTTATTTGGTTGGTGGTGGCGTGCGAGACTTACTTTTAGCCGATCGCCACGAGCCTTTAGAATTACCAGATATTGACACGATCGTTGATGGCTTTTATCAAGCAGCCGATGCGGGTGCAGGAGTCGAACTAGCCAAAGCCCTACAAAAAATTTATCCTCAAGCTCGTTTAGAAGTCCACGGCGCATTTCAAACAGCAGCTTTACTTTGGCATAAAGATCCCCAACTTGGCTCTCTAGCCGTCGATATTGCCACAGCCAGAACCGAATTTTATCCTTATCCAGCAGCTAATCCGGAAGTCGAAGCAAGTTCAATTCGCCAAGACTTGTATCGGCGCGATTTTACCATTAACGCTCTGGCAGTACGACTAACTTCACCTAGAGCTGGAGAAATGCTAGATTTTTTTGGTGGGTTACTCGATTTGCGAGATCGTTTAATTAGAGTTCTCCACCCCAATAGTTTTATCGAAGATCCCACCAGAATTTATCGCGCTGTGCGGTTTGCAGTACGTCTCGGATTTGCGATCGAAACCCAAACCGAAGAATATATTCGCTATGCAATTTCAAGCGGGATCTACGAGCGATCGCACTCAGGTAATAATTTCGTTCCTGCCTTGACAACTAGGTTAAAATCTGAATTGAAATACATTCTCCAGGCTCCCTACTGGAAACCAGCTTTACAGATGCTCGCCGATCTCGGAGCGCTTCGCTGTCTGCATCAGACAATGAAATTAGACCAACAGTTATGGTGGCAAGTTCGTTTAAGCGATCGCTGGTTACAGCGCTTCGATCCCGACAACACCTTAACCCATTGGCAAATGCGCTTAGAAGTTTTAATTGCTTCTGTTGCTGCTGACGAACGCGCTAAAGTAGCCAAAAATCTGCAACTGCCTTTAGACAGTATCGACAGACTGAAAAATTTGGCTACCTGGAAAAGCGAAATCGATCGGTGTTTACCTAATTGTCAACTCAAGAGCGAAATAGTTAAACTGCTACGAAAGTACAAATTACCCGCTTTAGTTTTAGTTGGAGTCAAAAGTTCCCGAAGCATCAGACGGACAATTTGGCAATATCTCACCAACTGGAGCGAGATTAAACCACCCTTAAACGGCAATGACTTAAAAGCACTCGGTTACAAACCAGGACCTCGTTACAAACAAATCCTCGACGATTTGTTAAGCGCCAGGTTAGATGACAAAATTAGTGAATCTCGTAGCGAAGCAATAGATTTTTTAACAGCCCATTATCCCAAGTAA
- a CDS encoding glycosyltransferase family 9 protein, whose protein sequence is MRILALVPGGIGDQILFFPTLEDLKRQYPKAAIDVMVEPRSKSAYRVCQYVDEVLVFDFKDRNGLADYLNLLGIIRDREYDIALSLGRRWTVGLLLWLNGIPVRVGYKTDRSWFLNRAVPLKTEQYAAHMYHDLLQGLGIQTTCPELKINVPKSDIDWAEAEQKRLEVKDSGYILIHGGSSSMAQAKGIDKVYPVQKWQQIIGDLQQKQPELPVVLLQGPEDSQFVAMMMQACDNLVVTMPPDIGKSAATIAGANLMLCTDSAPMHLAVAVGTYTIALFGPTEAKKLLPPDSETAIAIQSPSRWIADIEPETVLEQIWRG, encoded by the coding sequence ATGCGAATACTAGCCCTTGTTCCTGGCGGAATTGGCGATCAAATTCTGTTCTTCCCAACTTTAGAAGACTTGAAGCGGCAATATCCGAAAGCCGCGATCGATGTTATGGTAGAGCCGCGATCGAAATCGGCTTACCGCGTTTGTCAATACGTCGATGAAGTTCTCGTCTTCGATTTTAAAGACCGTAATGGTTTAGCAGATTATCTCAATTTGTTGGGTATTATCCGCGATCGCGAGTACGATATTGCTCTTTCTTTGGGCCGTCGTTGGACGGTAGGATTATTACTCTGGCTCAATGGGATTCCGGTACGAGTTGGCTACAAAACCGATCGCTCTTGGTTCCTCAACCGTGCGGTACCACTCAAAACTGAGCAATATGCTGCCCATATGTACCACGATCTTTTACAAGGTCTGGGTATCCAAACTACTTGTCCGGAACTTAAAATCAATGTACCTAAATCAGATATCGATTGGGCAGAAGCAGAACAAAAACGCCTCGAAGTTAAAGATAGTGGCTATATCTTAATTCATGGTGGTTCTAGCTCTATGGCTCAAGCGAAAGGCATTGATAAAGTTTATCCGGTGCAAAAGTGGCAGCAAATTATTGGAGATCTTCAACAAAAACAGCCTGAGTTACCCGTCGTTTTGCTACAAGGTCCGGAAGATAGTCAATTTGTGGCAATGATGATGCAGGCTTGCGATAATCTCGTTGTGACAATGCCTCCAGATATCGGGAAGTCAGCAGCGACGATCGCTGGTGCTAATCTAATGTTATGTACTGATAGTGCGCCTATGCACTTAGCTGTCGCTGTTGGTACTTATACGATCGCTTTATTCGGTCCGACGGAAGCGAAAAAATTGCTTCCCCCAGATAGTGAAACTGCGATCGCTATCCAGTCTCCTAGTCGCTGGATTGCTGATATCGAACCGGAAACCGTTCTCGAACAAATTTGGCGTGGCTAA
- a CDS encoding Stp1/IreP family PP2C-type Ser/Thr phosphatase: protein MKRRFEGLSDPGLIRTVNQDYYYTDPDERFFVVADGMGGHAGGQEASQIATDAIRAYLEKHWDSDAGSDVLLKGAIAWANDLIIDDQQTHPERADMGTTAVVVLFRQGKTWCAHVGDSRLYRLRDTKLEQITEDHTWVARALKAGDMTADEARSHPWRHVLSQCLGRKELHKIEIQELDVQTGDRLLLCSDGLTEEVPDEIIADKLYSGDDCFQIAEALVEAAKVNGGSDNITVVIICQG, encoded by the coding sequence ATGAAACGTCGCTTCGAGGGTCTCAGCGATCCTGGACTTATTCGCACTGTTAATCAGGATTATTACTATACTGACCCTGATGAACGCTTTTTCGTGGTCGCCGATGGTATGGGGGGACACGCCGGAGGACAAGAAGCTAGTCAAATTGCTACTGATGCTATTCGAGCTTATTTGGAGAAGCATTGGGATTCGGATGCTGGCTCGGATGTTCTCTTAAAAGGCGCGATCGCCTGGGCTAATGATTTGATTATCGATGACCAACAAACTCATCCTGAGCGTGCTGATATGGGGACGACCGCAGTGGTGGTTTTGTTCCGTCAAGGCAAAACTTGGTGCGCTCATGTGGGTGATTCTCGCCTCTATCGTCTCCGAGACACGAAATTAGAACAAATTACTGAAGACCATACTTGGGTGGCACGGGCGCTCAAAGCTGGTGATATGACCGCAGATGAGGCGCGAAGTCATCCCTGGCGTCACGTCCTTTCTCAGTGTTTGGGACGCAAAGAGTTACACAAAATTGAAATTCAAGAGCTTGATGTGCAAACTGGCGATCGCTTACTTTTGTGTAGTGATGGTCTGACTGAAGAAGTCCCTGATGAAATTATTGCCGATAAACTTTACTCTGGTGATGATTGTTTCCAAATCGCTGAAGCTTTGGTTGAAGCTGCTAAAGTTAATGGGGGTTCTGACAATATCACAGTTGTAATTATTTGTCAAGGGTAA
- the ispD gene encoding 2-C-methyl-D-erythritol 4-phosphate cytidylyltransferase: MYLLIPAAGMGRRMGSDRNKLLLSLLGKPLLAWTLEAAEASRQISWIGIMGQKIDFPDFQTIIAQVNLTKPVKLIQGGDTRQESVYNGLQALPTDAERVLIHDGARCLVTPELFDRCGEALFTCQGLIAAVPVKDTIKVVDRAKVIQSTPDRQNLWAAQTPQGFDVPLLKQCHQQGKNSGWKVTDDAALLEKCGFPVKVVEGEETNLKVTTPVDLAIAEFILHQRGG, encoded by the coding sequence ATGTATTTATTAATTCCCGCAGCCGGAATGGGACGACGCATGGGCAGCGATCGCAATAAACTTTTATTGAGTTTACTCGGTAAACCTTTACTGGCTTGGACTTTAGAAGCTGCTGAGGCTTCTCGTCAAATTAGCTGGATCGGTATTATGGGGCAAAAAATCGATTTTCCCGACTTCCAGACAATTATTGCTCAAGTTAATCTGACTAAGCCGGTGAAATTGATTCAGGGAGGGGATACTCGACAAGAATCAGTTTATAACGGCTTACAAGCTTTGCCAACCGATGCCGAAAGAGTTTTAATCCATGATGGGGCAAGATGTTTGGTAACACCAGAGTTATTCGATCGCTGTGGGGAAGCTTTATTCACTTGTCAGGGTTTAATTGCGGCTGTACCTGTGAAAGATACGATTAAAGTTGTAGATCGAGCTAAAGTAATTCAAAGTACCCCCGATCGCCAAAATTTATGGGCTGCACAAACTCCCCAAGGCTTTGATGTCCCACTGTTAAAGCAATGTCATCAACAAGGAAAAAATTCTGGCTGGAAAGTGACAGATGACGCGGCTTTATTAGAAAAATGCGGTTTCCCTGTCAAAGTCGTTGAGGGAGAAGAGACAAACTTGAAAGTAACTACACCTGTAGATTTGGCGATCGCTGAATTTATTCTCCATCAACGAGGTGGGTGA
- the psbZ gene encoding photosystem II reaction center protein PsbZ, producing MTILFQLALTALVLLSFVMVIGVPVAYASPQNWDQSKSLIYLGSGVWAILVVLVGILNFFVV from the coding sequence ATGACTATTCTGTTTCAATTGGCTCTTACTGCATTAGTTCTTTTGTCTTTTGTGATGGTTATCGGCGTACCTGTCGCCTACGCCTCGCCCCAAAACTGGGATCAGTCTAAAAGCTTGATTTATCTTGGGTCTGGCGTTTGGGCTATTTTAGTCGTACTGGTAGGTATTTTGAACTTTTTCGTAGTGTAA
- a CDS encoding ABC1 kinase family protein codes for MSTKRDTRLERTKSTYRWNRENYSRTRRRIDIWLFVLTFLSGLWWDSKKWSYPRGYTEEKRIARRKSQAIWIKESLLELGPTFIKVGQLFSTRADLFPAEYVEELAKLQDRVPAFSYEQAAIIIESDLGKPVTQLFSSFDPTPLAAASLGQVHKAQLHSGEEVVVKVQRPGLKKLFTIDLAILKRITIYFQNHPRWGKGRDWLGIYEECCRILWEETDYLNEGRNADTFRRNFRDCDWVHVPRVYWRYTSPRVLTLEYLPGIKISHYEALEAAGLDRKLLARQGAEAYLQQLLRDGFFHADPHPGNLAVSPDGALIFYDFGMMGQIKTNVREKLMETLFGIAEKNAERVVSSLVDLGALAPMDDMGPARRSIQYMLDHFMDKPFEEQSVDAISDDLYEIAYDQPFRFPATFTFVMRAFSTLEGVGKGLDPKFNFMEVAQPFAMEVMTNGRASNGNSIFDELGRQAAQVGSTALGLPRRIEDTIEKLERGDLRVRVRSIESERVMRRLSAIQLGTNYTLLISAFTLSATILFVNDRFVLAGLVAIAAAFAAFALYRLLKRVDRIDRMF; via the coding sequence GTGTCAACGAAGCGGGATACCCGACTAGAGCGCACAAAATCAACTTATCGTTGGAACCGAGAAAATTATTCTCGTACCCGAAGGCGTATTGATATTTGGCTTTTTGTTTTAACCTTCTTGTCTGGGCTGTGGTGGGATAGCAAAAAATGGAGCTATCCCAGGGGATATACCGAAGAAAAACGCATTGCTCGTCGCAAATCCCAAGCAATCTGGATTAAAGAAAGTTTGCTTGAATTAGGTCCGACTTTTATTAAAGTGGGTCAGTTATTTTCCACTCGTGCGGATCTCTTTCCTGCTGAATATGTAGAAGAACTAGCGAAATTACAAGATCGCGTTCCTGCTTTTAGCTACGAACAAGCTGCTATCATTATCGAGTCAGATTTAGGTAAACCAGTTACTCAGCTATTTAGTTCTTTCGATCCAACACCTCTTGCAGCCGCATCTCTGGGACAAGTTCATAAAGCTCAGTTACACAGTGGGGAAGAAGTAGTAGTCAAGGTACAGCGACCGGGGCTAAAAAAGCTATTTACAATCGATTTAGCAATTTTAAAAAGAATTACTATTTACTTTCAAAACCATCCTCGCTGGGGTAAGGGAAGAGACTGGTTGGGAATTTATGAAGAGTGTTGTCGCATTCTTTGGGAAGAAACTGATTATCTCAATGAAGGTCGCAATGCTGACACTTTTCGGCGTAATTTTCGCGACTGTGACTGGGTTCATGTTCCCCGCGTTTATTGGCGCTATACTTCTCCGCGAGTTTTGACTTTAGAATATTTACCGGGAATTAAAATTAGTCATTATGAGGCTTTAGAAGCGGCGGGTTTAGACCGTAAGCTGTTGGCAAGACAGGGTGCAGAAGCTTATTTACAACAGTTGCTTCGTGATGGCTTTTTCCATGCCGATCCTCATCCAGGAAATCTGGCGGTTAGTCCTGATGGTGCTTTAATTTTCTACGATTTTGGCATGATGGGTCAGATTAAGACTAACGTGCGCGAGAAATTAATGGAAACATTATTTGGGATCGCCGAAAAAAATGCCGAGCGCGTGGTTTCGTCTTTGGTGGATCTGGGCGCATTAGCACCAATGGATGATATGGGTCCGGCAAGACGTTCGATTCAGTATATGCTGGATCACTTCATGGATAAACCGTTTGAGGAACAATCAGTTGACGCGATTAGTGATGACCTCTACGAAATTGCTTACGATCAACCTTTTCGTTTTCCGGCAACGTTTACTTTTGTTATGCGAGCTTTTTCGACCTTGGAAGGAGTGGGAAAAGGTTTAGATCCAAAATTTAATTTTATGGAGGTTGCACAACCTTTTGCAATGGAAGTTATGACTAACGGTAGAGCTAGCAATGGTAATAGTATTTTCGATGAATTGGGCAGACAAGCTGCTCAAGTTGGCAGTACCGCTTTGGGTTTGCCGAGGCGGATTGAGGATACAATTGAAAAATTAGAGCGCGGTGACTTGCGCGTGCGGGTGCGCTCTATTGAATCTGAACGAGTGATGCGGCGCTTGAGTGCTATTCAGTTAGGAACCAACTATACTTTACTAATTAGCGCTTTTACTTTGTCGGCAACGATTTTGTTTGTTAACGATCGATTTGTCCTCGCTGGATTAGTAGCGATCGCGGCGGCTTTTGCTGCTTTTGCTTTATATCGTTTACTCAAACGGGTCGATCGGATCGATCGGATGTTCTAA
- the ribH gene encoding 6,7-dimethyl-8-ribityllumazine synthase — MAVFEGTFTQSPSDLRLAIAIGRFNDLVTDKLLSGCQDCLKRHGIDVNPQGTQVDYVWVPGSFEIPVVARRLAMSGRYDAIICLGAVIRGQTPHFDYVAAEVAKGVAAAGFQTGVPVVFGVLTADTMQQALERAGIKSNHGWNYAMNALEMASLMRQINDKISIQSYPPYDRATPALPVSPGEELSSSESSVSQSENK, encoded by the coding sequence ATGGCAGTTTTCGAGGGAACATTTACTCAATCCCCATCCGATTTACGCTTGGCGATCGCGATCGGTCGTTTTAACGATTTGGTGACAGACAAGCTTTTATCCGGATGTCAAGATTGCCTCAAACGCCACGGTATCGATGTTAATCCCCAAGGTACTCAAGTAGATTATGTTTGGGTACCGGGGAGTTTTGAAATCCCTGTAGTAGCTCGACGATTGGCAATGTCAGGTCGTTATGATGCAATTATTTGCTTAGGTGCAGTCATCCGGGGACAAACTCCTCATTTCGATTACGTCGCTGCTGAGGTAGCTAAAGGTGTTGCCGCCGCAGGTTTTCAAACAGGTGTACCAGTGGTTTTTGGCGTTTTGACGGCAGATACGATGCAACAAGCTCTTGAAAGGGCGGGTATTAAAAGTAATCATGGCTGGAATTATGCGATGAATGCTTTAGAAATGGCTAGCTTGATGCGACAAATTAACGACAAAATTTCCATTCAATCTTATCCTCCTTACGATCGCGCTACCCCGGCTTTACCTGTTTCTCCCGGTGAAGAGTTATCCTCTTCTGAGTCGTCAGTGTCTCAATCTGAAAACAAGTAG
- a CDS encoding pentapeptide repeat-containing protein — translation MDGQEIIDLYAAGETKFSGVNLSGANLYAADLIGIILNGADLHGATLIFAYLSRANLKKVNFVGTKLGGANLNQAWLTGANFHNADLHGASLQGADLRNADLTLANLLDANLMLADLRGADLSGANLTGACLRGANLREEKRIYLANLRGAILHKADLQGSDFQGADLAKVNLSGANLREVNFRGADLREANLSGADLKGAFLTEANLVGTNLQGANLAKVKLERARAIEADLSGVNLHSAVMPDVNFNKANLSGANLCFTRMNRADLSRANLSRANLSEAELVEAYLARTNLSEAILSNANLIRAEMSGANLVGAYLRGATLPDGKIGT, via the coding sequence ATGGATGGACAAGAAATTATTGATTTATATGCAGCAGGAGAAACCAAATTTAGCGGCGTAAATCTGAGCGGTGCAAATCTCTATGCTGCTGACTTAATCGGGATTATTCTTAATGGGGCAGATTTGCACGGTGCAACGTTGATTTTTGCATATTTAAGTCGAGCAAATTTGAAGAAAGTTAACTTTGTGGGGACTAAGTTAGGTGGTGCTAATTTAAATCAAGCTTGGCTGACGGGAGCAAATTTTCATAATGCGGATTTGCATGGTGCTAGTTTACAAGGTGCTGACTTGCGGAATGCAGATCTTACCTTAGCTAATTTACTGGATGCTAATCTAATGTTAGCAGATTTACGGGGTGCAGATTTAAGTGGTGCTAACTTGACAGGAGCTTGTTTAAGGGGTGCTAATTTACGGGAAGAAAAAAGAATTTATTTAGCTAATTTACGAGGTGCAATTTTACACAAAGCTGATTTACAAGGTTCGGATTTTCAAGGAGCAGATTTAGCAAAAGTCAATCTGAGTGGGGCGAATTTGCGCGAGGTAAATTTTCGAGGTGCAGATTTGCGAGAAGCTAACCTGAGTGGTGCAGACTTAAAAGGAGCCTTTTTAACAGAAGCTAATTTGGTGGGTACTAATTTACAGGGTGCGAATTTAGCGAAGGTAAAATTAGAAAGAGCTAGAGCGATTGAAGCCGATTTGAGTGGAGTAAATTTGCACAGTGCGGTGATGCCTGATGTTAATTTTAATAAAGCCAATTTAAGTGGAGCAAATTTATGTTTTACGCGGATGAATCGGGCAGATTTAAGTCGGGCTAATTTGAGTCGAGCTAATTTAAGTGAAGCAGAATTAGTTGAAGCTTATTTGGCGCGGACAAATTTGAGTGAAGCAATTTTAAGTAATGCGAATTTAATTCGGGCGGAAATGAGTGGTGCTAATTTAGTGGGAGCTTATTTGCGAGGTGCAACTTTACCTGATGGTAAAATTGGTACTTAG
- a CDS encoding DUF6825 family protein: protein MSNPVIHAFFIGRAVAEIIGEKVEDSFTNALSELGKFDAEQRENLRQFTEEVIARAEREISLYDRSDPTTGTSPSPTSGLRTESSSDLQETIDELRAEIARLKSELKQYRSSLT from the coding sequence ATGAGTAATCCTGTAATTCACGCCTTTTTTATCGGCAGAGCTGTAGCAGAAATTATCGGCGAAAAGGTTGAAGACTCATTCACCAACGCTCTTTCAGAATTAGGTAAATTTGATGCCGAACAGCGAGAAAATTTACGCCAATTTACAGAAGAAGTTATCGCCAGAGCAGAACGCGAAATATCTTTATACGATCGCTCCGATCCTACAACTGGGACTTCTCCCTCACCTACATCAGGACTAAGAACAGAATCTTCCTCAGACTTACAAGAAACCATCGACGAGCTACGAGCAGAAATTGCTCGCCTGAAATCAGAGTTAAAGCAATATCGTAGCAGCTTGACTTAA
- a CDS encoding glycosyltransferase has translation MKKLPSVSVIVPIYNGEKDLPDLVSCLLAQTYPAEQVEYLLVDNNSSDRTADLLQAAAEDAANRGLTIRSLTEKEIQSSYAARNTGIKAAISEILAFTDADCRPIPDWLQLLVEPFANSEVGLVVGEIVGLPGTTLLEKYAEQKSVLSQKFTLEHPFCPYGQTANLAIRREAFTEVGLFRPYMITGGDADICWRILQSTDWKLEFAAKAIIRHRHRSNLRELRSQWRRYGKSNRYLHELYGVDLMREATNKEIIYRLGRWLLKELPVASFGAIAKKNSWLDAIATPIDLIGFYSRSLGQKETQLPELAKKIDRLSNQ, from the coding sequence ATGAAAAAATTACCTTCAGTCTCGGTAATAGTACCAATTTACAACGGCGAGAAAGATTTGCCAGACTTAGTTAGTTGTTTGTTAGCGCAAACCTATCCCGCCGAACAAGTTGAGTATCTGCTAGTGGATAATAACAGTAGCGATCGCACTGCCGATCTTCTCCAAGCTGCGGCTGAGGATGCGGCTAATCGAGGTCTAACGATTCGCTCTTTGACTGAAAAGGAAATTCAAAGTTCCTATGCGGCTAGAAATACTGGTATTAAAGCAGCTATAAGCGAAATTTTGGCTTTTACTGATGCTGATTGTCGCCCAATACCCGATTGGTTACAGTTGTTAGTCGAACCTTTTGCTAACTCTGAAGTCGGTTTAGTCGTTGGGGAAATTGTTGGTTTACCAGGGACAACTCTTTTAGAAAAATACGCCGAACAAAAAAGCGTGTTGTCGCAAAAATTTACTTTAGAACATCCTTTTTGTCCTTACGGGCAAACTGCTAATTTAGCTATTAGGCGAGAAGCTTTTACTGAAGTTGGTTTATTTCGTCCCTACATGATAACTGGTGGTGATGCGGATATTTGTTGGCGAATTTTGCAGTCTACAGACTGGAAGTTAGAATTTGCCGCGAAAGCAATTATTCGCCATCGTCATCGGTCAAATTTACGCGAATTACGCAGTCAATGGCGGCGTTATGGGAAATCTAACCGCTACCTCCATGAATTGTATGGGGTAGATTTGATGCGCGAAGCGACTAACAAAGAAATAATTTATCGTTTGGGTAGATGGTTATTGAAAGAATTACCTGTTGCTAGCTTTGGTGCGATCGCCAAAAAAAATAGCTGGCTTGACGCGATCGCTACTCCTATCGATCTTATCGGTTTTTACTCGCGATCGCTCGGACAAAAAGAAACTCAACTTCCAGAGTTAGCTAAGAAAATCGATCGATTGTCTAATCAGTGA
- a CDS encoding D-glycero-alpha-D-manno-heptose-1,7-bisphosphate 7-phosphatase, which translates to MAKRAVFLDRDGVLNVEAGYIRNVEDLHLIPGAAEAVRQLNNLGIFCCLISNQSGPARGYYPLSHVEALHERLCQLLYAEAKAKLDALYFCPYLSPEAGGTNPEFTRWSTWRKPNTGMLVAAAWENDLDIFNSFVVGDKATDIDLAHNAGAQGILVKTGYGKNVIGGTYQHPTQPDYLARDLAEAVEWIFLSVK; encoded by the coding sequence GTGGCTAAAAGAGCAGTTTTTCTCGATCGCGATGGTGTCCTCAATGTTGAAGCGGGTTATATCCGTAATGTTGAGGACTTACATCTCATTCCTGGCGCAGCCGAAGCTGTCCGCCAATTGAATAATTTGGGTATCTTCTGCTGTCTGATTTCTAATCAGTCTGGACCTGCACGAGGATATTATCCACTTTCTCATGTAGAAGCACTTCACGAGCGTCTGTGCCAATTGCTGTATGCTGAGGCTAAGGCAAAGTTAGACGCTCTTTATTTCTGTCCCTATCTTAGTCCGGAAGCTGGGGGAACTAATCCAGAATTTACGCGCTGGAGTACCTGGCGCAAACCTAATACGGGAATGTTAGTGGCTGCTGCTTGGGAAAACGATCTTGACATTTTTAACAGTTTTGTGGTAGGAGATAAGGCTACCGACATTGACTTGGCGCACAATGCAGGTGCTCAGGGAATCTTAGTGAAAACTGGTTACGGGAAAAATGTCATCGGTGGAACTTATCAACACCCTACTCAACCAGATTATCTGGCTCGAGATCTTGCTGAAGCTGTCGAGTGGATTTTTCTCTCAGTAAAGTAG